A part of Pectinatus sottacetonis genomic DNA contains:
- a CDS encoding LL-diaminopimelate aminotransferase, with the protein MIKDFIQEAFADRIGGNKFGKSTVLYKFEKIKRAKREACKKNPSIPLIDLGVGEPDWKAEDAVIDVLYEQAKLRENRFYTDNGIQEFKDAAVKYMEDVYHVYGLDPANEVNHGIGSKSVLALLPQAFINPGDITIMTVPGYPVMGSMTKTLGGEVVELPLLTENNFLPDLDSLTPEQCQKAKLLYLNYPNNPTGAVASKDFFTKVVNFAKKNNIIVVSDAAYGALTFDGEKPLSFLSVNGAKEVGVEIHSLSKAFNMTGWRLAFICGNSKVVKGFAAVKDNNDSGQFAAIQKAGIYCFSHPQITLKTAAKYSRRHELLVKALKNAGFSVKKPRASFYLYLKIPRGTENGITFTSAENFSEFLIKEKLISTVPWDDAGHYVRMSVTFEADNEKQEIEIVNEVERRLKEIKFIF; encoded by the coding sequence ATGATAAAAGATTTTATCCAGGAAGCCTTTGCTGATCGCATCGGCGGTAACAAATTTGGTAAGAGTACCGTATTATATAAATTTGAAAAAATCAAGCGAGCCAAAAGAGAAGCCTGTAAAAAAAATCCTTCTATCCCTTTGATAGATCTTGGCGTAGGTGAACCAGACTGGAAAGCAGAAGATGCTGTCATTGATGTTTTATATGAACAAGCCAAACTCAGGGAAAACCGCTTTTATACCGATAATGGTATCCAGGAATTCAAAGATGCCGCTGTAAAATATATGGAAGATGTTTATCATGTATATGGACTTGATCCAGCCAACGAAGTTAATCACGGCATCGGTTCAAAATCTGTGCTGGCTCTGCTGCCCCAGGCCTTTATTAATCCCGGGGATATTACAATAATGACCGTCCCCGGCTATCCTGTCATGGGAAGTATGACTAAAACCCTCGGTGGTGAAGTAGTAGAACTGCCATTACTAACCGAAAATAATTTTTTGCCTGATCTTGACTCATTAACTCCGGAGCAATGTCAAAAAGCCAAACTTTTGTATCTCAACTATCCTAATAATCCCACTGGTGCAGTTGCCAGCAAGGACTTTTTCACTAAAGTTGTAAACTTTGCTAAAAAAAATAATATCATTGTCGTTTCTGATGCAGCCTATGGTGCGCTTACTTTTGATGGTGAAAAACCATTGAGCTTTCTTTCTGTTAATGGAGCAAAAGAAGTCGGCGTAGAAATTCACTCTTTGTCTAAAGCTTTTAATATGACAGGCTGGCGCCTGGCCTTTATCTGTGGTAATTCCAAAGTAGTGAAAGGCTTTGCCGCAGTAAAAGACAATAACGACTCTGGACAATTTGCTGCTATTCAAAAAGCCGGTATATACTGCTTTAGTCATCCTCAAATAACATTGAAAACTGCTGCTAAATATTCCCGCCGCCACGAGTTACTGGTAAAAGCTTTGAAAAATGCTGGTTTTTCTGTAAAAAAACCCCGCGCTTCTTTTTATTTATACCTGAAAATTCCCCGCGGCACTGAAAATGGCATTACTTTCACATCAGCCGAAAATTTTTCTGAATTTCTTATAAAAGAAAAACTCATTTCCACTGTT
- a CDS encoding MarR family winged helix-turn-helix transcriptional regulator gives MIQLYKEVRNIISKVEKYQRCIDDIGILLQKTVRTFQILEREQIKKHGLTNSQCYILLELRKFKILPIKELSQHLHLDISTITRVMNNLVRDKFIIKKRSSYDRRSIEASLTAKGLSTANILKKDIDDYYRKVIEQLPPGHVREVMSSFELLVEALADAMH, from the coding sequence ATGATACAACTATATAAAGAGGTGAGAAATATTATCAGCAAAGTAGAAAAGTATCAACGCTGTATTGACGATATAGGCATACTTTTACAAAAAACTGTCCGTACCTTTCAAATTTTAGAACGAGAGCAAATAAAAAAACATGGTCTGACCAATTCCCAATGCTATATATTACTTGAACTGCGTAAATTCAAAATACTGCCTATCAAAGAATTAAGCCAGCACCTCCATTTGGACATAAGTACCATAACCAGGGTTATGAATAATCTGGTCCGTGATAAATTCATAATAAAGAAAAGAAGCAGTTATGATCGACGAAGCATAGAAGCTTCACTCACTGCGAAAGGACTATCCACTGCAAATATCTTAAAAAAAGATATTGATGATTATTATCGTAAGGTAATTGAGCAGCTTCCGCCTGGACATGTCAGAGAAGTAATGAGTTCATTTGAATTACTAGTTGAGGCTCTGGCTGATGCCATGCACTAA
- a CDS encoding Zn-dependent hydrolase gives MLIEKLPKTKILINKKRLMKHFAELSQIGLNHTTGGIDRQLGSIGDKNARIWLKRIWKNEMHLNIYIDPIANLWGSYSRHLENKPIVFGSHHDSVADGGKYDGAMGVIIAMEVIQTIKENHIIMRHPLEIVSFTGEEPNSYLVSTLGSKVLCGRLNKDDIFKLSDKNTGQLLSKTIDLLGGNSQKIDSARLDKKLMTAFLEFHIEQGRCLFNQQQSVAAVTCITGIYREIITVIGEANHAGTTHLENRKDALCAAAQLCLDIENIMNECSHLAITVGKLKVKPGAASVIPGRVILTIDMRTVYPAEKEKALVLLQKIVTKISQVRGVRIERKINLDQLEMPMDSNVINAMADAFVKNEQPVIKMVSMAGHDAANMARLTKAGMLFAQSVDGYSHCPREYTAPKDIVIAAQVYLDTLLILDKELE, from the coding sequence GTGTTAATAGAAAAATTGCCAAAAACAAAAATATTAATAAATAAAAAGCGTTTAATGAAACATTTTGCAGAACTTTCACAGATCGGGCTGAATCATACTACTGGAGGGATAGATCGTCAGTTAGGTAGTATAGGAGATAAAAATGCCCGTATTTGGTTAAAAAGGATCTGGAAAAATGAAATGCATTTAAATATTTATATTGATCCTATTGCTAATTTATGGGGAAGTTATAGCAGGCATCTTGAAAATAAACCGATAGTTTTTGGGTCACACCATGATAGTGTAGCTGATGGGGGAAAATATGATGGGGCCATGGGAGTGATTATCGCTATGGAAGTTATTCAGACAATAAAAGAAAATCATATCATTATGCGACATCCACTAGAGATAGTTTCTTTTACCGGAGAAGAGCCTAATAGTTATTTGGTCTCAACTTTAGGCAGTAAAGTTCTTTGTGGTCGTTTGAATAAGGATGATATTTTTAAATTGAGTGATAAAAATACCGGACAGTTATTAAGTAAAACTATTGATTTATTAGGTGGTAATAGTCAAAAAATTGATAGTGCCCGTTTAGATAAAAAGCTTATGACGGCATTTTTAGAATTTCATATCGAGCAGGGACGTTGTTTGTTTAATCAGCAGCAGTCTGTGGCAGCTGTTACGTGTATAACAGGTATATATCGTGAAATAATAACAGTAATAGGAGAAGCTAATCATGCAGGTACGACACATCTGGAAAATAGAAAGGATGCACTTTGTGCGGCAGCACAGTTATGTTTGGATATTGAGAATATAATGAATGAATGTTCACATTTAGCTATAACTGTTGGGAAATTAAAAGTGAAGCCTGGAGCTGCTAGTGTTATTCCCGGTAGAGTTATTCTTACGATAGATATGCGTACTGTTTATCCGGCAGAAAAAGAAAAAGCATTAGTTTTGTTACAAAAAATTGTTACTAAAATTAGTCAGGTAAGAGGTGTTAGAATAGAGCGAAAGATAAATCTAGATCAATTAGAAATGCCTATGGATAGTAATGTCATAAATGCTATGGCTGATGCATTTGTAAAAAATGAACAGCCTGTTATAAAAATGGTTAGTATGGCTGGGCATGATGCAGCTAATATGGCTAGGCTCACAAAAGCAGGAATGTTGTTTGCTCAGAGTGTTGATGGTTACAGCCACTGCCCGCGTGAATATACAGCACCTAAAGATATAGTGATCGCGGCTCAGGTTTATCTTGATACTTTATTGATTTTAGACAAGGAGTTGGAATAA
- a CDS encoding amidohydrolase family protein, translating to MSMKIINAAAVFIDNELTKSFSIALDEHSGNIQGIGFCKNLLKKYPDAVQEDWGNLVIVPGSVNAHNHSFQSLLRGIAADRPFLEWRDNSLYKYSSRMRLQDIYTGALFAFTEMMKCGVTTVADFFYLHQFGIESDEAIVQAARDCGIRLVIASTMYDWDGAPSGYVENVATAVERTEKLMKKYSGGMVKVIPAPHSLHAASPDMIKAGHKLAQKYNTPYHIHVAEELFEVEQVKVEHNTTPLAYLDTMGVVDKHMSIIHGVWLDDSEIKTIGNKSAHLIYCPSSNMFLADGITDIPCYLNNDVLIALGSDGACGNNRISVFEEMRMVSILQKAKTCDALCVNYNDSFNMGTTNGATVLDLPIGKIATGCKADFVGISTADFSMQPLTEKGQQFLPNLIYSMQPTAIKRVAVNGQTTVINNTLTNIADKRVLDLVHSTMQHLEKD from the coding sequence ATGTCAATGAAAATCATAAATGCTGCAGCTGTTTTTATTGATAACGAATTAACAAAGAGTTTTTCAATTGCCTTGGATGAGCATAGTGGGAATATTCAGGGAATAGGGTTTTGTAAGAATTTGTTAAAAAAATATCCAGATGCTGTGCAAGAAGATTGGGGGAATTTAGTAATTGTTCCCGGTAGTGTTAACGCTCATAATCATAGTTTTCAGAGTCTTTTGCGTGGTATTGCAGCTGATAGGCCTTTTTTGGAATGGCGCGATAATTCATTATATAAATATTCATCCCGTATGCGGTTACAAGATATTTATACAGGAGCGTTGTTTGCTTTTACTGAAATGATGAAATGTGGAGTAACAACTGTAGCAGATTTTTTTTATCTGCATCAATTCGGAATAGAGAGCGATGAAGCTATTGTTCAGGCGGCAAGGGACTGCGGCATACGCCTTGTTATCGCTAGTACAATGTATGACTGGGATGGTGCTCCTTCTGGTTATGTAGAAAATGTTGCTACCGCAGTAGAGCGCACCGAAAAGCTTATGAAAAAATATTCTGGCGGCATGGTTAAAGTCATTCCTGCCCCGCACAGTCTGCATGCGGCCTCACCTGATATGATAAAAGCCGGCCATAAACTAGCCCAAAAATATAATACGCCTTATCATATTCATGTTGCAGAAGAATTGTTTGAGGTTGAACAAGTGAAAGTTGAGCATAATACTACACCACTCGCATATCTTGATACTATGGGGGTAGTGGATAAACATATGTCAATAATCCACGGGGTATGGCTTGATGATTCAGAAATAAAAACAATAGGAAATAAGAGCGCCCATTTGATATATTGTCCATCGAGCAATATGTTTTTGGCTGATGGCATAACGGACATTCCTTGTTATTTGAATAATGATGTACTTATTGCTCTTGGTAGTGATGGGGCCTGTGGTAATAATCGTATAAGTGTATTTGAAGAAATGCGTATGGTATCAATACTGCAAAAAGCAAAAACATGCGATGCTTTGTGCGTCAATTATAATGATTCGTTTAACATGGGAACAACTAATGGAGCTACTGTCTTAGATCTGCCTATTGGTAAAATAGCCACCGGCTGTAAAGCCGATTTTGTCGGTATTTCCACCGCTGACTTTTCCATGCAGCCTTTAACTGAAAAAGGTCAGCAATTTTTGCCCAACCTTATTTATTCCATGCAGCCAACCGCCATTAAACGAGTGGCTGTAAATGGTCAGACTACTGTTATTAATAATACTCTTACTAACATTGCTGACAAACGTGTACTTGATTTAGTACATTCCACCATGCAGCATTTGGAAAAAGATTAA
- a CDS encoding aconitase X catalytic domain-containing protein — translation MYLTDEEQKMLNGDYGEGTQLAMKVLAAIGEAYDAPKMVPVSRTHVALSNQEADLWFAEKLVNGNATCRVRPTVNPSFNLKQFQQITTIDKKDEEIVNRTHAAYNKLGAIMTYSCTPYLEKNVPRFGEIISFSESSATPFVNSVYGARSNRESAQSALCSAVTGVTPYYGFLLKENRTGQVLVHVEADMNDDFAYQMLGYFAPKKIGFDIPVFEGITNPSKEALMNLGAQLNTGGNVALYHILGFTPEALTIEDAFQGKKPAKEVVITNADLKAMREEISDTSGKIDFALYGCPHLTIDQISTIADLVNGKKLAVPLFIMTSSLTRRLTQKMGYMDIINAAGGEIVEDTCMDQPCWKFLYGKKGITDSPKCAYYTKRRDMQFVIAPLKDSVMAALKGEY, via the coding sequence ATGTATTTAACAGATGAAGAACAAAAAATGCTCAATGGTGATTATGGTGAAGGAACCCAGCTGGCTATGAAGGTCTTAGCCGCAATTGGTGAAGCCTATGATGCACCTAAAATGGTACCAGTCAGCCGTACCCATGTTGCCCTGAGTAATCAGGAAGCCGATTTATGGTTTGCCGAAAAACTTGTTAATGGCAATGCCACCTGTCGCGTACGACCTACTGTAAATCCAAGTTTCAATTTAAAACAATTTCAGCAGATAACTACTATAGATAAAAAAGACGAAGAAATCGTTAATCGCACCCATGCTGCTTACAATAAATTAGGTGCTATTATGACTTATAGCTGCACACCTTATTTGGAAAAAAATGTACCACGCTTTGGTGAAATTATTTCTTTTTCTGAATCAAGCGCCACCCCATTTGTTAATTCCGTATATGGAGCACGTTCCAACCGCGAATCCGCTCAAAGTGCTCTATGCAGTGCTGTTACGGGAGTAACTCCCTATTATGGTTTTTTGTTAAAAGAAAACCGAACCGGTCAGGTTTTAGTCCATGTTGAAGCAGATATGAATGATGATTTTGCTTATCAGATGCTCGGTTACTTTGCCCCCAAAAAAATTGGCTTTGATATTCCCGTGTTTGAAGGAATCACTAATCCCAGCAAGGAAGCTTTAATGAATCTTGGTGCACAGCTTAATACCGGCGGCAATGTTGCTTTATACCATATTCTTGGTTTTACTCCAGAAGCTCTTACCATAGAAGATGCTTTTCAAGGTAAAAAGCCCGCTAAAGAAGTTGTTATTACCAATGCCGATTTAAAAGCCATGCGCGAAGAAATTTCCGATACAAGCGGCAAAATTGATTTTGCCCTTTATGGCTGCCCACATTTAACTATTGATCAGATAAGCACAATTGCTGATCTTGTAAATGGCAAAAAACTTGCTGTGCCGCTTTTCATAATGACCTCCTCACTTACACGCCGCCTAACCCAAAAAATGGGCTATATGGATATAATTAACGCTGCCGGCGGAGAAATAGTCGAAGATACATGTATGGATCAGCCTTGTTGGAAATTTCTTTATGGCAAAAAAGGCATCACTGATTCACCTAAATGTGCTTATTATACCAAAAGACGTGATATGCAATTTGTTATTGCCCCATTAAAAGACAGTGTAATGGCCGCATTGAAAGGAGAATACTGA
- a CDS encoding aconitase X swivel domain-containing protein codes for MSKQYKCHKISGGKVKGELLFSQDGLCFYLINPKTGEVIEKEHCLYKQSIANKILVFPYGKGSSVVQADGMYQLKMTGMNPAGMIVVNADTTLAASAIILDAPMVNKMDSNFYDELHNGTMVELDADNGTLTVL; via the coding sequence ATGTCAAAACAATATAAATGTCATAAAATATCCGGCGGTAAAGTAAAAGGTGAATTGTTATTTTCCCAAGATGGTCTGTGCTTTTATTTAATCAATCCTAAAACCGGTGAGGTAATCGAAAAGGAACACTGCCTGTATAAACAGTCCATTGCCAATAAAATATTAGTTTTTCCTTACGGTAAAGGCAGTTCTGTTGTCCAAGCTGATGGTATGTATCAATTAAAAATGACCGGCATGAATCCTGCTGGCATGATCGTTGTTAATGCCGATACCACCTTAGCCGCCAGTGCCATAATTTTAGATGCACCCATGGTCAATAAAATGGATAGCAATTTTTATGATGAACTTCACAATGGGACTATGGTTGAACTTGATGCTGACAACGGTACACTAACCGTTCTATAA
- a CDS encoding C-terminal binding protein, whose translation MKPVKIWIIDEEWPDYEHETALLKQELPGCEIRYSDYDYEHDLEEFGKYADIILAQIYVKLNAAVIDKLECCKGIAVYGGGYDRVDIKAARAKGISVTNVHGYCTEDIADYVAAAIYSVCKPLSNYNDSITQGLWGAQAVKNNIAQRVSAKTLFIAGFGTIGREVAKKAQQLGLNVLVYDPFVSQDTMLAADVTPVTLCNGFKQADFISIHIICTDATTNLITSKYFSLMKKTAYIINTARGKILNEQDLITAVENGEIAGAFLDVVTIEPPTGQEKIFHTKNITVTPHICYISQESYKELKERTARNAVKMLHGEIPADLVN comes from the coding sequence ATGAAACCTGTTAAAATTTGGATTATTGATGAAGAATGGCCCGATTATGAACATGAAACAGCTCTATTAAAACAAGAACTACCTGGCTGTGAAATTCGTTATTCAGACTATGATTATGAGCATGACCTAGAAGAATTCGGCAAATATGCTGATATCATTTTAGCCCAGATTTATGTTAAGCTTAATGCTGCTGTAATAGACAAACTTGAATGCTGTAAGGGCATCGCAGTCTATGGCGGTGGCTACGATCGCGTCGATATCAAAGCTGCCCGGGCTAAGGGTATTTCTGTTACTAATGTGCATGGTTACTGTACTGAAGATATTGCCGACTATGTTGCCGCTGCCATATACAGCGTCTGCAAACCACTTAGTAATTATAATGATTCTATTACCCAGGGTTTATGGGGAGCACAGGCTGTTAAAAATAACATTGCCCAGCGCGTATCAGCTAAAACCTTATTTATAGCTGGTTTTGGCACCATTGGCCGCGAAGTTGCTAAAAAAGCGCAGCAATTAGGTCTGAATGTATTGGTCTATGACCCATTTGTCAGCCAAGATACTATGCTGGCCGCTGATGTTACACCTGTTACTTTATGCAACGGCTTTAAACAAGCTGATTTTATCAGTATCCATATAATATGTACCGATGCTACTACCAATCTGATTACCAGTAAATATTTCTCACTTATGAAAAAAACTGCCTACATAATTAATACCGCCCGCGGTAAAATATTAAATGAACAGGATTTAATCACTGCTGTAGAAAACGGGGAAATCGCGGGTGCTTTTCTTGATGTAGTAACAATTGAACCGCCTACCGGTCAGGAAAAAATCTTTCATACCAAAAATATTACTGTAACACCACATATTTGCTATATTTCACAAGAATCCTATAAAGAGCTCAAAGAACGTACCGCCCGTAATGCTGTAAAAATGCTGCATGGTGAAATACCTGCTGATTTAGTAAATTAA
- the hutI gene encoding imidazolonepropionase has product MNRLLIKNISQIATPLGNKALHGSAMDNIKIYKDAAIYCENDIIRKVGLTHEVLASVGSCSDINIIDAAGKCAIPGFTDPHTHFLFGGTRADEFISRLEGVPYMELLKRGGGIVNTMQKTRNMSCTELYEAGKNTLHNMIKQGFTTIEGKSGYGLDLTTEINMLKAMKKLQADLPISLKSTFLGAHAVPPEYKNNSDGFIDFTIEKVLPIVAKEKLADFCDIFCEKNVFTIEQSEKLLLAAQKLGLKSKIHADEIVSTGGGGLAAKINATSADHLLAVSSSDINKLAASTTIAVLLPLTAFCMRKDFAPARKMIDKGCSIALASDFNPGSCYSYSSSLILALAVINMHMTINEALTAITLNAAAAVDEAAVSGSIEAGKKADILIMDKSDYRFLVYHTGINIIKHVIKAGQLLF; this is encoded by the coding sequence ATGAATCGTCTTCTTATTAAAAATATCAGCCAAATAGCTACCCCGCTTGGCAATAAGGCTTTGCATGGAAGTGCTATGGATAATATTAAAATCTATAAGGATGCTGCTATTTATTGTGAAAATGATATTATCCGCAAAGTAGGGCTTACCCATGAGGTATTAGCCAGTGTTGGCAGCTGTTCGGATATAAATATTATCGATGCTGCCGGCAAATGTGCAATTCCCGGCTTTACCGACCCGCATACTCATTTTCTTTTTGGCGGTACACGTGCCGATGAATTTATATCGCGACTCGAAGGTGTTCCTTATATGGAACTTTTAAAACGCGGCGGTGGTATTGTAAATACCATGCAGAAAACGCGTAATATGAGTTGTACCGAACTTTATGAAGCCGGCAAAAACACGTTGCATAACATGATAAAACAAGGATTCACGACAATTGAAGGTAAAAGCGGCTATGGTCTTGATCTTACTACTGAGATCAACATGCTAAAAGCCATGAAAAAATTGCAGGCTGATTTACCCATATCATTAAAATCAACATTTCTTGGTGCCCATGCGGTACCACCAGAATATAAAAATAATAGCGATGGTTTTATTGATTTTACGATAGAAAAAGTCCTGCCTATAGTCGCTAAAGAAAAATTAGCTGATTTTTGCGATATATTCTGTGAAAAAAATGTTTTTACTATTGAACAATCAGAAAAACTTTTATTAGCGGCGCAAAAGCTGGGTCTTAAAAGTAAAATACATGCTGATGAAATTGTATCAACCGGTGGCGGTGGTTTGGCGGCTAAAATTAATGCTACAAGCGCTGACCATTTGCTGGCCGTATCCAGTTCTGATATAAATAAGCTGGCTGCCAGCACGACTATTGCTGTTCTTTTACCGCTCACAGCTTTTTGCATGCGTAAGGATTTTGCTCCCGCACGTAAAATGATTGATAAAGGCTGTTCAATAGCCTTAGCCAGTGATTTTAATCCCGGCAGTTGTTATTCCTATTCATCTTCCCTTATTTTAGCTTTAGCCGTCATTAATATGCATATGACTATAAATGAAGCACTTACGGCCATTACTTTAAATGCCGCTGCTGCTGTCGATGAAGCTGCTGTAAGCGGCAGTATCGAAGCTGGTAAAAAGGCCGACATTTTAATTATGGACAAATCTGATTACAGATTTTTAGTCTATCACACCGGTATTAACATAATCAAACATGTTATAAAAGCTGGACAGTTACTGTTTTAA
- a CDS encoding urocanate hydratase, with the protein MVEVITDIKLDNVFPAMPAFQEGIRRAPSRGFHLSKDQTKVALKNALRYLPKELHEKAAPEFLQELKTYGRIYAYRWRPQGRIYGKPIDEYNGNCLEGKAFQVMIDNNLDFEVALYPYELVTYGETGSVCHDWLGYHLIKKYLEVMTNEQTLVVESGMPLGLFPSKPDAPRVINTNALMIGMFDNEKDWEVAEEMGVANYGQMTAGGWMYIGPQGIVHGTYNTLLNAGRMHLGIPNDGDLRGHIFVSSGLGGMSGAQPKAVEIANGVGIVAEVDYSRIKTRLDQGWVGKCFSNLDEVFACANKHVQAKTTVSIAYHGNIVDLLEYIVKNNIKIDLMSDQTSCHVVYEGGYCPQGITFDERTHMLAEDRETFEKLVNKSLRRHYELIMACVKNGTYFFDYGNSFLKAIYDAGVNELSKNGIDEKDGFILPSYVEDIMGPHLFDYGYGPFRWVCLSGRHEDLIATDKAAMESIDPNRRYQDRDNYNWIRDAEKNKMVVGTQARILYQDAEGRINIALKFNELVREGKTGPIMLGRDHHDVSGTDSPFRETSNIKDGSNVMADMAVQCYAGNAARGMSMISLHNGGGTGIGKAINGGFGLVLDGSKRVDDIIKSAMLWDVMGGVARRNWARNPHAIEVSKEFNKKYAGKGHITIPFVADDGLVNNFVDKMFNK; encoded by the coding sequence ATGGTTGAAGTTATAACTGATATAAAACTGGATAATGTTTTTCCTGCTATGCCCGCATTTCAGGAAGGAATTCGTCGTGCTCCCAGCCGCGGCTTTCATTTAAGCAAAGATCAGACAAAGGTTGCGTTAAAAAATGCGCTGCGTTACCTGCCCAAAGAACTGCATGAAAAAGCTGCACCAGAATTTCTACAGGAACTAAAGACATACGGTCGTATTTATGCTTACAGATGGCGTCCACAGGGTCGTATCTATGGTAAACCTATCGATGAATACAACGGTAATTGCCTTGAGGGTAAAGCCTTTCAGGTTATGATTGACAACAATCTTGACTTTGAAGTAGCCTTATACCCCTACGAGCTTGTAACATATGGTGAAACAGGCAGTGTCTGTCATGACTGGCTTGGTTATCATCTTATAAAAAAATATCTCGAAGTAATGACTAATGAACAAACACTTGTAGTTGAATCGGGTATGCCGCTGGGGTTATTTCCTTCCAAGCCCGATGCTCCACGCGTAATAAATACTAATGCTTTGATGATTGGCATGTTTGACAATGAAAAAGACTGGGAAGTCGCTGAAGAAATGGGTGTAGCCAATTATGGTCAGATGACTGCCGGCGGCTGGATGTATATTGGGCCGCAGGGCATTGTCCATGGTACATATAATACCTTATTAAACGCCGGCCGCATGCATCTTGGCATTCCTAATGACGGTGACTTACGCGGTCATATTTTTGTCAGTTCCGGTCTTGGCGGCATGAGTGGTGCCCAGCCTAAGGCCGTAGAAATCGCTAACGGTGTCGGTATCGTTGCCGAAGTAGACTATTCACGCATTAAGACACGCCTTGATCAAGGCTGGGTCGGTAAATGTTTTTCTAATCTTGATGAAGTCTTTGCCTGTGCTAATAAACATGTACAGGCTAAAACTACTGTTTCCATTGCTTATCATGGCAATATTGTTGATTTACTCGAATATATCGTTAAAAACAATATAAAAATAGATTTGATGAGTGATCAAACCTCCTGCCACGTTGTTTATGAAGGTGGTTATTGTCCTCAGGGCATTACCTTTGATGAACGTACCCATATGCTGGCTGAAGATCGTGAAACATTTGAAAAACTTGTCAATAAAAGCCTGCGCCGCCACTATGAATTGATAATGGCCTGCGTCAAAAATGGCACTTACTTCTTTGACTATGGTAATTCATTTTTAAAAGCTATTTATGATGCCGGTGTTAACGAATTATCCAAAAATGGTATTGACGAAAAAGACGGCTTTATCTTACCGTCTTATGTTGAAGACATAATGGGACCACATCTATTTGATTATGGCTATGGCCCATTTCGCTGGGTATGCCTGAGCGGCAGACATGAGGATTTAATAGCCACCGATAAAGCTGCCATGGAATCAATTGATCCCAATCGCCGCTATCAGGACAGAGATAATTACAACTGGATTCGCGATGCTGAAAAGAATAAAATGGTTGTCGGCACCCAGGCCCGTATTCTCTATCAAGATGCTGAAGGACGCATCAATATAGCTCTTAAATTTAATGAACTGGTACGAGAAGGAAAAACAGGACCGATCATGCTGGGCCGTGATCACCATGATGTCAGCGGCACCGACTCTCCTTTCCGTGAAACTTCCAATATAAAAGACGGCAGCAATGTCATGGCCGATATGGCTGTACAATGTTATGCCGGCAATGCGGCCCGCGGCATGAGTATGATTTCTCTGCATAATGGCGGCGGCACTGGCATTGGCAAAGCCATAAACGGCGGCTTTGGTCTTGTTCTTGACGGCAGTAAGCGTGTCGACGATATTATAAAATCAGCTATGCTTTGGGATGTAATGGGCGGTGTTGCCCGCCGCAATTGGGCACGTAATCCACATGCCATAGAGGTATCAAAGGAATTTAATAAAAAATACGCTGGTAAAGGGCATATAACTATTCCATTTGTTGCCGATGATGGGTTAGTAAATAATTTTGTGGATAAGATGTTTAATAAATAA